One window from the genome of Sebastes umbrosus isolate fSebUmb1 chromosome 12, fSebUmb1.pri, whole genome shotgun sequence encodes:
- the LOC119498435 gene encoding uncharacterized protein LOC119498435, with protein MDPEGGRTMEVAALGRPFSLGMLYDCRQDSLVPGLTLWDCNDLEKDTRERPKPSSDFEIVASESIADKSSALKVEASLKASFLGGLVEVEGSAKYLNDHKTSKNQARVTLNYKTTTKFQELSMNHLGRGNVKHPYVFDKGIATHVVTGILYGAQAFFVFDREVSKKEDHQDIQGNLKVMIKKIPCFAIEGEGSLKMEDKDKENVEKFSCRFFGDFSLQKPPTSFQDAVEVYQSLPKLLGANGENAVPMKVWLLPLTTLDSSAAKLVRQISIRLVQESQSVLEDFSELEMRCNDALKTTTAQQFPQIGGKIKTFKEMYSEFRLELQRTLAKKLPLIRGGGEEEAVLAEILKKRCSSPFNNKNLKEWMDCKEREVCILKSFTNIMKNTKIVPSENGLHEEILSAEHAVCFVFTSLGSAEPYLSTLSNYLKQTPDDPQDPRTQDVEKEQWYLSNKAADTLRNKAKLFSDFAEANKENKNIKFLTVGLTNETQKGSSIYLYKDGFPVSENFEPPSKPETVTVGDINHNSVTLKISPPRFGAENITSYSVEYCVTGEDGWKQKTASTAEEVTVSDLSPNTEYMFRCRAVTSAGWVGPAKEVSGSIKTFPCSPPGKPQVEPNSSEISVSWEKPAELGQGVHILSYIVEYAVKDNRVKEEDLQWSQMMSRAEKAIISGLQLETEYIVRVRCDCGVDGRSKESITVCNVCTTKREFTRLAEFLKHVSKSINSGHPSLYKLPLTEEDMDIDGCRRFNFGKESMRQNRTIMVLGATGSGKSTLINGMINYIVGVEWKDTFRFQLIDEDQSRSQAESQTSEVTVYKVNYQDGFKIPFSLTVVDTPGFGDTRGIARDREITEQIRRLFTSANGVSEIDAVCFVTQASLARLTATQRYVFDSVLSIFGKDVAENIEMLVTFADGKQPPVLEAINVSRVPCPKNDIGLPVHFKFNNSALFADNRSSSDRACGEDSDEDDNFDEMFWNMGAKSMGKFFTTLQKMETKSLLMTREVLKERKHLETAVEGLQPQVRAGLAKLEEIKTTKEKIKEHETVMTSNENFEIEVEITKAVKKQLTKKGEYITNCQKCSITCHYPCAIADDDKKRGCASMDATGRCTVCPGKCIWSLHFNQTYSWDYVQVKEKKTLQELKDKYKNATKEKITIQEVIERQEEEIAQLQDMIVSLMDQSAHSITRLQEIALRPNPLTTPEYIDMLIEGEKSEAKEGYKARIQSLEAMRDKADIISKVKRQKLTKTQEELSEEKQERKKKKGVVQRVTNYFFGN; from the exons ATGGACCCTGAAGGCGGCAGAACGATGGAGGTGGCGGCGCTCGGCCGGCCATTCAGCCTCGGGATGTTGTACGACTGCCGCCAAGATTCACTGGTCCCTG GCTTGACACTGTGGGACTGCAATGACCTGGAAAAAGATACAAGAGAAAGACCAAAACCTAGCAGCGACTTTGAGATAGTTGCATCTGAATCAATTGCAGATAAATCTTCAGCGCTAAAGGTTGAAGCCTCTCTGAAAGCAAGTTTCTTAGGTGGACTGGTTGAGGTTGAAGGATCGGCGAAATACCTGAACGATCATAAGACTTCCAAAAATCAAGCCAGAGTAACACTGAATtacaaaactaccacaaagttCCAGGAACTGTCGATGAATCATCTTGGAAGAGGCAATGTGAAGCATCCATATGTCTTTGATAAAGGAATAGCAACACATGTAGTCACTGGTATCCTTTATGGGGCACAAGCCTTCTTTGTCTTTGACCGTGAGGTGTCTAAAAAGGAAGATCATCAAGACATTCAGGGCAACTTGAAAGTCATGATCAAGAAGATTCCTTGCTTTGCGATAGAAGGTGAAGGTTCGCTGAAAATGGAAGACAAGGACAAAGAAAATGTTGAGAAATTCTCCTGCAGATTCTTTGGAGACTTTTCCCTTCAGAAACCTCCGACATCCTTTCAGGATGCAGTGGAAGTCTACCAAAGTCTGCCAAAATTGCTGGGAGCCAACGGAGAAAACGCCGTACCGATGAAAGTCTGGCTGTTGCCACTGACAACTTTAGATTCTTCTGCTGCTAAACTCGTACGTCAGATAAGTATAAGATTAGTTCAAGAATCCCAGAGTGTCCTGGAGGACTTCAGTGAGCTGGAAATGAGGTGCAATGATGCATTAAAAACCACCACTGCACAGCAGTTCCCACAGATTGGCGGAAAGATTAAAACTTTTAAAGAGATGTACTCTGAGTTCAGACTGGAACTCCAACGAACCTTGGCAAAGAAACTTCCATTAatccgaggaggaggagaagaggaggctgTGCTCGCTGAGATCTTGAAGAAGAGATGCTCTTCTCCTTTCAACAACAAAAACCTGAAAGAGTGGATGgactgtaaagagagagaagtcTGCATTTTAAAGTCTTTCACCAACATTATGAAAAACACCAAGATCGTTCCATCTGAAAATGGTCTTCATGAAGAAATTCTCAGTGCAGAGCatgctgtgtgttttgttttcacctCGCTGGGAAGTGCTGAACCATACCTCTCAACTTTATCAAACTACttaaaacaaacaccagacGACCCTCAAGATCCACGCACTCAGGATGTAGAGAAGGAACAATGGTACCTTTCAAACAAAGCAGCAGACACATTGAGGAATAAAGCAAAGCTCTTCAGTGACTTTGCAGAGGCCAACAAGGAGAACAAGAACATTAAGTTCTTGACAGTGGGATTAACAAATGAGACACAGAAAGGTTCAAGCATCTACCTTTATAAAGACGGCTTTCCAGTCAGTGAGAACTTTGAGCCGCCTTCAAAGCCTGAAACGGTAACAGTAGGTGATATAAACCACAACAGTGTGACACTGAAGATTTCTCCACCCAGATTTGGAGCAGAGAACATCACCTCCTACTCGGTTGAGTACTGTGTCACTggagaggatggatggaaacAGAAGACAGCATCAACAGCTGAAGAAGTCACAGTAAGCGATCTGAGTCCTAACACAGAGTATATGTTCAGATGCAGAGCAGTGACCTCAGCAGGTTGGGTTGGGCCAGCCAAAGAAGTCAGTGGTTCCATTAAAACCTTCCCTTGCAGCCCTCCTGGAAAACCTCAAGTTGAACCAAACTCAAGTGAGATATCAGTTAGCTGGGAGAAACCTGCTGAGCTTGGACAAGGTGTCCACATCTTGAGCTACATCGTGGAGTACGCCGTAAAGGACAACAGGGTGAAAGAGGAAGATCTCCAATGGAGCCAAATGATGTCAAGAGCTGAGAAGGCGATCATTTCAGGGCTTCAGTTAGAGACAGAATATATTGTCAGGGTCCGATGTGATTGTGGTGTAGACGGCAGAAGCAAAGAGAGCATCACTGTCTGCAATGTCTGTACAACAAAACGTGAATTTACACGTCTTGCAGAATTCCTCAAACATGTTAGTAAGAGTATAAATTCTGGACATCCCTCACTTTACAAACTACCTCTGACAGAAGAAGATATGGACATCGATGGATGCCGGAGGTTTAACTTTGGCAAAGAAAGCATGAGGCAAAATCGCACAATAATGGTTCTTGGAGCAACCGGATCAGGAAAGTCCACTTTAATCAATGGAATGATCAACTACATCGTTGGTGTGGAGTGGAAGGACACTTTCAGATTTCAGTTAATTGATGAGGATCAGTCTAGATCTCAAGCTGAAAGCCAGACCTCTGAAGTCACTGTGTACAAAGTCAACTACCAAGACGGGTTTAAAATCCCCTTCTCTCTGACTGTTGTGGACACACCAGGGTTTGGGGATACAAGAGGAATAGCAAGAGACAGGGAGATCACCGAGCAAATCCGGAGGCTTTTCACCTCAGCTAATGGAGTCAGTGAGATTGATGCAGTGTGTTTTGTTACTCAGGCCTCTCTTGCACGACTAACCGCAACACAGCGATATGTGTTTGACTCGGTGCTCTCCATTTTTGGCAAAGATGTGGCAGAGAACATTGAGATGCTGGTGACTTTTGCAGACGGCAAGCAGCCACCGGTTCTTGAGGCAATAAACGTCTCCCGGGTTCCATGTCCAAAAAATGACATAGGGCTTCCAGTTCACTTCAAGTTCAACAACTCTGCATTGTTTGCAGACAACAGAAGCAGCAGCGACCGGGCCTGTGGCGAGGATTCTGATGAGGACGACAACTTTGACGAAATGTTTTGGAACATGGGTGCCAAAAGTATGGGGAAGTTCTTCACTACTTTGCAAAAAATGGAAACCAAAAGCTTGCTAATGACCCGAGAGgttctaaaagaaagaaagcaccTTGAAACAGCTGTTGAAGGTTTGCAACCACAAGTTAGAGCTGGATTAGCAAAACTTGAAGAAATCAAGACAACCAAAGAAAAGATTAAAGAGCACGAAACAGTCATGACTTCAAACGAAAACTTTGAGATTGAGGTGGAGATCACAAAAGCGGTCAAGAAACAGCTCACAAAGAAAGGAGAGTACATCACCAACTGCCAGAAATGTTCAATAACATGCCACTACCCGTGCGCGATAGCAGATGATGATAAAAAACGTGGCTGCGCATCAATGGATGCGACAGGGAGGTGCACCGTCTGCCCTGGAAAATGCATTTGGAGTTTGCATTTCAACCAGACCTACAGTTGGGATTATGTTCAAGTAAAAGAGAAGAAGACGCTGCAAGAGCTGAAAGACAAGTACAAAAATGCAACGAAAGAAAAGATTACTATTCAGGAAGTGATCGAGAGGCAAGAGGAAGAGATTGCTCAACTCCAAGACATGATCGTGTCCCTCATGGATCAGTCGGCTCACTCTATAACTCGTCTGCAAGAGATCGCTCTGAGGCCGAACCCTCTGACCACTCCAGAGTACATCGACATGCTGATTGAAGGAGAAAAATCAGAGGCCAAAGAGGGTTACAAGGCTCGAATTCAGTCCTTGGAGGCAATGAGGGACAAAGCAGACATCATCTCCAAAGTAAAACGACAGAAACTTACAAAAACGCAGGAGGAATTGTCCGAAGAAAAACAGGagcggaaaaaaaagaaaggtgtTGTCCAGAGagttacaaattatttttttggaaATTAA